One window of the Anticarsia gemmatalis isolate Benzon Research Colony breed Stoneville strain chromosome 21, ilAntGemm2 primary, whole genome shotgun sequence genome contains the following:
- the Klp61F gene encoding kinesin-like protein at 61F, with translation MTSDKIRKDKNQNIQVFIRLRPLNQRERDIKSLGVIEVVNNREVVVRQSPQTSHTKKFTFDRAFGPNVNQLQVYQEVVSPLIEEVLNGYNCTVFAYGQTGTGKTHTMVGEHSGSETTWQNDPLAGIIPRALSQLFDELRLTNTEYTVRVSYLELYNEELFDLLATSEDNSKLRIYEDVTRKGSNIVNGLEEITVYNKNEVYKIMAQGQERKRVASTLMNAQSSRSHTVFTIVVHMKENSPEGEELVKIGKLNLVDLAGSENISKAGSDNPAKKERARECVNINQSLLTLGRVITALVERHPHIPYRESKLTRILQESLGGRTKTSIIATISPGHKDLEETMSTLEYAHRAKNIQNKPEVNQKMTKKAILKEYAEEIDRLKRDLQASRDKNGVYLASETYAEMTLKEEEQRKEIQELLLKKKAMEDERDRMEGVFAELNRTIEIKDSELASTVNQLNSTKAQLATTSHQLIRTKVACEEQQHLVQAHRSTELTLGAQARELLVTADVATKHVERLHDTVDKRKTVESTNLEITKTYREQSQDQRSVITAGVQQFATTITTALDTLQNSLDTYTASSTQTQEENKQQLEKLAQTFVDIVQQIKSATADSHSALTQSSSQHRSVLHSSVSAHCGAVQAALQAFLHNFGACLLRAKGVDVKGNVASFVQQWYVGASARVSSLQRAHSTFSSRAGTTREHAEEAHRRQRDVRRAHVERRAGKIQACMTEMQEESARLQQRLTDQLTEIETERHETETRLQEWMAEERRLLEERLAKHVASEKNALEIRLAKKIAEVEEQKTLLEERMQRYKELYDIQVEADREELAMADNDLEECVNCGEEYVKDMKKFGKEFEEGTNAINVDMEVLSKNVVDVVEHLNDQMIQVLDQTKAHVEQEVSTVVSQDESSCKQFLQAIDETLTDIINTTKQMMDQLVHNIESTNSAAVTSLSSLSSSTSQLISLSTQQQQLHTSHSSTARAHVCEIHEQLLAAVDTLAALEAKYLSQEYKVYSPTGKTPSRTDYRYPRMLAATSPHDRILARFRAMRQNSDEDCVVIESDVEPAASDSEGSLSEDSAVFAAPSPPTDTRDNRLDNRSDSRSASKIVKCTSETDIYSMKKQNEQNGKENTERPVSHKKPSKLPAPSTLKKPLVERNAN, from the exons ATGACATCGGACAAGATTCGAAAGGACAAAAACCAGAACATTCAGGTGTTCATACGTTTGAG ACCTCTGAACCAGCGTGAGCGAGATATAAAGTCTCTGGGTGTGATTGAGGTGGTGAACAACCGAGAGGTGGTAGTTCGCCAGTCTCCACAGACCTCGCACACCAAGAAGTTCACCTTTGACAGGGCTTTCGGTCCCAATGTTAATCAG CTCCAAGTATATCAAGAAGTGGTTAGTCCTCTCATAGAGGAAGTGCTCAATGGCTACAACTGCACTGTGTTTGCTTATGGCCAGACCGGCACAGGCAAGACTCATACCATGGTGGGAGAGCATTCTGGCAGTGAGACTACCTGGCAAAAT GATCCCCTCGCCGGCATAATTCCCCGCGCCCTCAGCCAGCTCTTCGACGAGCTGCGGCTCACGAACACGGAGTACACGGTCCGCGTGTCCTACCTCGAGCTGTACAATGAGGAACTGTTTGATCTCCTCGCCACCTCTGAGGACAACTCCAAGCTAAGGATCTATGAGGATGTCACTAGGAAGGGATCTAATATCGTCAACGGGTTGGAGGAGATTACT GTATACAACAAGAATGAAGTGTACAAGATAATGGCGCAAGGTCAGGAGCGTAAGAGAGTCGCCTCTACGCTTATGAATGCTCAGTCAAG TCGTTCGCACACGGTGTTCACGATCGTGGTGCACATGAAGGAGAACAGCCCCGAGGGCGAGGAGCTGGTGAAGATCGGCAAGCTGAACCTGGTGGACCTGGCGGGGTCGGAGAACATCAGCAAGGCGGGCTCCGACAACCCCGCCAAGAAGGAGCGCGCGCGCGAGTGCGTCAACATCAACCAGTCGCTGCTGACGCTGGGCCGCGTCATCACGGCGCTGGTGGAGAGACACCCGCATATACCTTACAG AGAGTCCAAACTAACCCGCATCCTACAAGAGTCCCTGGGCGGTCGTACAAAGACCTCTATCATCGCCACCATCTCGCCCGGCCACAAGGACCTGGAGGAGACCATGAGCACGCTGGAGTACGCGCACCGCGCCAAGAACATCCAGAACAAGCCCGAGGTCAACCAGAAGATGACCAAGAAGGCCATACTCAAGGAGTACGCCGAGGAGATTGATAGGTTGAAGAGGGATTTGCAGGCTTCCAGGGATAAGAATG GTGTATACCTCGCCAGTGAAACCTACGCAGAAATGACACTGAAGGAAGAGGAACAGCGCAAGGAGATACAGGAGCTCCTGCTCAAGAAGAAGGCGATGGAGGACGAGCGAGATCGCATGGAGGGAGTGTTCGCCGAGCTCAACCGAACCATCGAGATCAAAGACAGTGAGCTCGCTAGTACGGTGAACCAGTTGAATAGTACGAAGGCGCAGTTGGCTACTACTAGTCAT CAATTGATCCGCACTAAAGTAGCGTGTGAAGAACAGCAGCACCTGGTGCAAGCTCACAGGAGTACCGAGCTGACGCTGGGGGCGCAGGCGCGGGAACTGCTGGTCACCGCCGACGTCGCCACCAAACATGTGGAGAGACTGCATGACACTGTGGATAAGCGCAA GACAGTGGAGTCAACAAACTTGGAGATCACGAAGACATACCGCGAACAGTCACAAGACCAGCGCTCAGTCATCACAGCGGGCGTGCAACAGTTCGCTACCACTATCACTACTGCGCTCGATACCTTGCAGAACTCACTCG ATACATACACGGCGTCCAGTACACAAACTCAGGAAGAGAACAAACAACAGCTTGAAAAGTTGGCGCAGACTTTCGTTGATATTGTCCAAcag ATAAAGTCGGCGACAGCAGACAGCCACTCAGCTCTGACTCAGTCGTCTAGCCAGCACCGCTCCGTGCTGCACTCGTCCGTGAGTGCTCACTGCGGCGCGGTGCAGGCGGCGCTGCAGGCCTTCCTGCATAACTTCGGGGCCTGTCTTCTGAGGGCTAAAGGAGTTGATGTTAAGGGAAACGTGGCTAGCTTTGTACAGCAATGG TACGTAGGCGCATCAGCCCGCGTGTCGTCCCTGCAGCGCGCTCACTCCACGTTCAGTTCCCGGGCCGGGACCACGCGCGAACATGCTGAAGAAGCTCACCGCAGACAGCGGGACGTGAGGAGAGCACATGTGGAGAGGAGGGCCGGCAAGATACAGGCTTGTATGACG GAAATGCAAGAAGAATCAGCTCGACTCCAACAGCGTTTAACCGACCAGCTCACAGAAATAGAGACAGAACGACACGAGACAGAGACGCGCCTCCAAGAATGGATGGCAGAAGAACGACGACTGCTAGAAGAACGCCTAGCGAAACACGTAGCGAGCGAGAAGAATGCTCTAGAAATAAGACTGGCTAAGAAGATAGCAGAGGTAGAAGAACAGAAGACTCTGTTAGAAGAGAGAATGCAGCGTTATAAAGAATTATATGATATACAAGTAGAGGCTGATAGAGAAGAATTAGCAATGGCAGATAATGATCTAGAAGAGTGTGTGAACTGCGGAGAAGAGTATGTTAAAGATATGAAGAAGTTTGGCAAGGAGTTTGAAGAGG gTACGAACGCGATCAACGTAGATATGGAAGTGCTCAGCAAGAACGTGGTCGACGTAGTGGAACATCTCAACGATCAGATGATACAAGTACTGGACCAGACGAAGGCACATGTTGAG CAAGAAGTAAGCACAGTAGTATCCCAAGACGAAAGCTCTTGCAAGCAGTTCCTACAAGCCATCGACGAGACGCTCACAGACATTATCAACACTACCAAGCAGATGATGGATCAACTTGTACATAACATTGAG AGCACCAACTCGGCAGCAGTAACCTCACTATCAAGCCTCTCGTCGTCGACCTCCCAGCTCATCTCTTTGTCCACACAACAGCAGCAACTGCACACATCCCACAGCTCCACAGCTCGCGCTCACGTGTGTGAGATACACGAACAGTTGCTGGCCGCGGTCGACACGCTGGCGGCCTTGGAGGCCAAGTACCTCAGCCAAGAGTATAAGGTGTACTCTCCTACTG GCAAGACTCCGTCCCGCACGGACTACAGGTACCCGCGCATGTTGGCGGCCACGTCGCCGCACGACAGAATACTGGCGCGGTTCAGAGCTATGAGACAGAATAGCGACGAG GACTGCGTGGTGATAGAATCAGACGTGGAGCCAGCAGCGAGTGACTCGGAGGGCTCGCTGTCGGAGGACTCGGCCGTGTTCGCCGCGCCCTCCCCGCCCACCGACACCAGGGACAACAGGCTGGACAACAGGTCGGACAGCAGGTCCGCCAGCAAGATCGTCAAGTGTACTTCCGAGACTGATATTTATAGCATGAAGAAG CAAAACGAACAAAACGGCAAAGAAAACACGGAACGTCCCGTTTCACACAAGAAACCATCAAAGTTGCCCGCCCCCTCGACGCTCAAGAAACCGCTTGTAGAACGAAACGCAAACTGA
- the mas gene encoding trypsin-like serine protease domain-containing protein masquerade: MTVTALSVALGLLLALTPGAAQESLASSFLSGLLDSLDTQVESKNCPGTCMHSLAALLCTEVLEEVQCPSSSMKCCADELTNNETTVTTSRPHPTRHTTVDDDDYDEPTTHPPADKYKNSGNIACPGVCVESRLTQYCEAYLTSQDLCVKGRLCCVSKDGYGDRPPPDLVVPNEKKYSTKRPTTALTTTPAPKPRPGRKCRGDCISGLFSLLCDNVDEDAVCPGEGVCCITETKAVETTTRRPTTPRPTTTAPLPRCPGYCLHGIMRAFCEPPAVLLAHTNCKMQGFICCDNTRVPPRTTHRPTTTTTTTTTTPAPADPRPDCPGSCIVSLLSFTCFRNAEMTDVFKCKKAGTQCCAPKSKVLEVVGGRPANDSAPLPLPQPATNYQHYTTSLAHTHTTPMVPYEPSYGTTLTSTEKYNKYVCGVKGTTSRGSRRLGRVMGGEDGERGEWCWQVALINSLNQYLCGAALIGTQWVLTAAHCVTNIVRSGDAIYVRVGDHDLTRKYGSPGAQTLRVATTYIHHNHNSQTLDNDIALLKLHGKAELKEGVCLVCLPARGVSHAAGKRCTVTGYGYMGETGPIPLRVREAELPIVSDAECIRKVNAVTEKIFILPASSFCAGGEPGNDACQGDGGGPLVCQDDGFYELVGLVSWGFGCGRQDVPGVYVKVSSFIGWINQIISVNNL; encoded by the exons GTCTGCTGGACTCGTTGGACACGCAGGTGGAGTCTAAGAACTGTCCGGGCACGTGCATGCACTCGCTGGCGGCCCTCCTCTGCACGGAGGTCCTCGAGGAGGTGCAGTGTCCCAGCTCCTCCATGAAGTGCTGTGCTGATGAACTTACAA ataACGAGACTACAGTGACGACGTCGCGGCCCCACCCGACGCGGCACACGACAGTCGACGACGACGACTACGATGAGCCCACCACGCACCCCCCCGcagataaatacaaaaacagtG GTAACATTGCTTGCCCCGGAGTGTGTGTGGAGTCTCGTCTGACGCAGTATTGTGAGGCATACCTCACCTCCCAGGACCTGTGCGTCAAGGGCCGGCTCTGCTGCGTCTCCAAGGACGGCTATGGAGACAGGCCACCACCTGATCTCGTGGTGCCTAATGAGAAGAAATACTCTACGAAGAGACCTACGACTGCG CTGACAACAACCCCAGCTCCGAAGCCTCGTCCAGGTCGCAAGTGCCGCGGCGACTGCATCTCGGGGCTGTTCTCCTTGCTGTGTGACAATGTGGACGAGGATGCTGTCTGCCCGGGCGAGGGTGTCTGCTGCATCACTGAGACTAAAGCTGTGGAGACAACCACCAGGCGGCCGACCACACCCCGGCCTACTACaacg GCGCCTCTCCCGCGGTGTCCAGGGTACTGCCTGCACGGTATAATGCGCGCGTTCTGCGAGCCTCCCGCCGTGCTGCTGGCTCACACCAACTGCAAGATGCAGGGCTTCATCTGCTGTGATAACACCAG AGTCCCACCACGCACCACACACCGTCCGACCACGACCACAACGACCACGACTACCACCCCCGCGCCCGCAGACCCTCGCCCCGACTGCCCCGGCTCTTGCATCGTCTCGCTTCTCTCCTTCACTTGCTTCC GTAACGCAGAAATGACGGATGTGTTCAAATGCAAGAAGGCAGGCACTCAGTGCTGCGCGCCGAAGTCCAAGGTGCTGGAGGTGGTGGGGGGGAGACCAGCCAACGACTCCGCGCCCCTCCCCCTGCCTCAACCAGCCACCAACTACCAACACTACACCACGTCACTTGCACATACGCATACTACGCCTATGG tGCCTTACGAGCCGAGCTACGGTACAACGTTGACATCGACCGAGAAATACAACAAATATGTGTGCGGAGTTAAAG GCACGACATCCCGCGGGTCCCGGCGACTGGGCCGCGTGATGGGAGGCGAGGACGGGGAGCGCGGCGAGTGGTGCTGGCAGGTGGCGCTCATCAACTCACTCAACCAGTACCTCTGCGGCGCCGCGCTCATCGGCACCCAGTGGGTGCTCACCGCCGCGCATTGTGTTACCAA CATCGTGCGGTCCGGCGACGCGATCTACGTGCGCGTGGGCGACCACGACCTGACGCGCAAGTACGGCTCGCCCGGCGCACAGACCCTGCGCGTGGCCACCACCTACATACACCACAACCACAACAGTCAGACCCTCGACAACGACATCGCACTCCTCAAACTGCACGGCAAGGCTGAACTTAAAGAAG GAGTGTGTCTGGTGTGCCTGCCAGCAAGAGGGGTGAGCCACGCGGCCGGCAAGAGATGCACTGTCACTGGCTATGGATATATGGGAGAAA CGGGTCCAATTCCACTAAGAGTCCGCGAAGCAGAACTACCGATCGTGAGCGACGCGGAATGCATTCGCAAAGTGAATGCAGTCACGGAGAAGATATTCATCTTACCTGCTAGCTCTTTCTGCGCCGGCGGGGAACCTGGCAATGATGCTTGTCAG GGTGACGGCGGTGGTCCGCTAGTATGTCAAGACGATGGCTTCTACGAGCTCGTGGGCCTGGTGTCGTGGGGCTTCGGCTGCGGCCGGCAGGACGTGCCCGGCGTCTACGTGAAAGTGTCCTCCTTCATCGGCTGGATCAACCAAATTATTTCAGTCAACAACCTATAG